From a region of the Hippopotamus amphibius kiboko isolate mHipAmp2 chromosome 3, mHipAmp2.hap2, whole genome shotgun sequence genome:
- the LOC130848249 gene encoding 28S ribosomal protein S12, mitochondrial isoform X1, translating into MSWSGLLRGLSMSLSYALVPRPWATRSMATLNQMHRRGPPKHPPSKIGPTEGWPQLKGVVLREFIRKPKKPNSANRKCCRVWFSTGREAVCFIPGEGHNLQEHHVVLVQGGRTQDLPGVKLTIVRGKLLQCPGEARPALEVAGPGPKPRHLFHQDHP; encoded by the exons ATGTCTTGGTCCGGCCTTCTTCGTGGCCTCAGCATGTCCCTAAGTTATGCCCTAGTCCCCCGGCCTTGGGCCACGCGTTCCATGGCCACCCTGAACCAGATGCACCGGCGGGGGCCTCCGAAGCATCCGCCTTCGAAAATAGGCCCCACAGAGGGATGGCCGCAGCTGAAAGGCGTGGTCCTGCGCGAGTTCATCCGCAAGCCAAAGAAGCCCAACTCGGCCAACCGCAAGTGCTGCCGCGTGTGGTTCAGCACCGGCCGGGAGGCTGTCTGCTTCATCCCCGGAGAGGGCCACAACCTCCAGGAGCACCACGTCGTGCTTGTGCAGGGCGGCCGCACTCAGGACCTGCCCGGCGTCAAGCTCACCATCGTGCGTGGCAA GCTCCTGCAGTGTCCTGGGGAAGCTCGTCCAGCTCTGGAAGTAGCTGGTCCTGGTCCAAAGCCCCGCCACCTCTTCCATCAAGACCACCCTTAA
- the LOC130848249 gene encoding 28S ribosomal protein S12, mitochondrial isoform X2, with amino-acid sequence MSWSGLLRGLSMSLSYALVPRPWATRSMATLNQMHRRGPPKHPPSKIGPTEGWPQLKGVVLREFIRKPKKPNSANRKCCRVWFSTGREAVCFIPGEGHNLQEHHVVLVQGGRTQDLPGVKLTIVRGKYDCAHVQKKK; translated from the coding sequence ATGTCTTGGTCCGGCCTTCTTCGTGGCCTCAGCATGTCCCTAAGTTATGCCCTAGTCCCCCGGCCTTGGGCCACGCGTTCCATGGCCACCCTGAACCAGATGCACCGGCGGGGGCCTCCGAAGCATCCGCCTTCGAAAATAGGCCCCACAGAGGGATGGCCGCAGCTGAAAGGCGTGGTCCTGCGCGAGTTCATCCGCAAGCCAAAGAAGCCCAACTCGGCCAACCGCAAGTGCTGCCGCGTGTGGTTCAGCACCGGCCGGGAGGCTGTCTGCTTCATCCCCGGAGAGGGCCACAACCTCCAGGAGCACCACGTCGTGCTTGTGCAGGGCGGCCGCACTCAGGACCTGCCCGGCGTCAAGCTCACCATCGTGCGTGGCAAGTACGACTGTGCCCACGTGCAGAAGAAGAAGtga